Proteins encoded in a region of the Streptomyces akebiae genome:
- a CDS encoding ATP-binding protein, translating to MAVPPWHLRDYHDDDLDQAIEIWDQSRQADEDRVFPVSEVMAAAKAGQTAVVAVVGDELVGMAVAQAYGQRGWILLVALASRWRERGIGSALLAELERRLRAVGVRHISALLPAHAAGTKALEHSGYQSRDGLTYYEKLEPPGAPNADVLASLGGRMLLGELWDAMAGMEREKQVVERRVVLPLTEPGLADRYGVVPPKAIILFGPPGTGKTSFAKAVASRLGWPFVELFPSRLAADTSEGLATALREAFADLAELDSVLLFIDEVEEIAGVRSGKAVDPGHGVTNELLKLIPVFREHDARLLACATNSVRSLDPAFLRPGRFDYVIPIGPPDPTARAAIWARYLRAAGDSVDLMQLVEASELFTPADIEFAARKGAQAAFEREVAQREGRPATTDDFMTAIADTRPTLTALAIKEFTEDIEKYSRL from the coding sequence ATGGCGGTGCCTCCATGGCATCTGCGCGACTATCACGATGACGATCTTGACCAGGCCATCGAGATCTGGGACCAGAGCCGTCAGGCCGACGAGGACCGGGTGTTTCCTGTCTCCGAGGTGATGGCCGCGGCCAAGGCAGGACAGACGGCGGTGGTCGCGGTGGTCGGCGATGAACTGGTGGGCATGGCCGTGGCGCAGGCCTACGGCCAGCGGGGGTGGATCCTCCTGGTGGCACTCGCCTCCCGCTGGCGTGAGCGCGGGATCGGCAGTGCTCTCCTCGCCGAGCTCGAACGGCGCCTGCGGGCCGTGGGCGTGCGCCACATCAGCGCGCTGCTGCCCGCCCACGCCGCCGGCACGAAGGCTCTGGAGCACTCCGGCTACCAGTCCCGCGACGGCCTGACCTACTACGAGAAGCTCGAACCACCCGGAGCCCCCAACGCTGATGTCCTCGCGTCACTGGGCGGCCGGATGCTGCTCGGGGAACTGTGGGACGCCATGGCCGGCATGGAGCGGGAGAAACAGGTCGTCGAGCGCCGGGTCGTGCTCCCACTGACGGAGCCTGGGCTGGCCGACCGTTACGGGGTCGTCCCTCCGAAGGCAATCATCCTGTTCGGCCCTCCCGGCACCGGGAAGACCAGCTTTGCCAAGGCGGTCGCCTCCCGGCTCGGCTGGCCGTTCGTGGAGCTCTTCCCCTCCCGGCTCGCGGCCGACACGAGCGAGGGGCTGGCTACGGCGCTGCGGGAGGCCTTCGCGGACCTGGCGGAACTCGACTCGGTGCTGCTCTTCATCGACGAGGTCGAAGAGATCGCCGGCGTGCGGTCCGGGAAAGCGGTCGATCCGGGACATGGGGTGACCAACGAGTTGCTCAAACTGATCCCTGTCTTCCGTGAACACGACGCACGGCTGCTGGCCTGTGCCACCAACTCCGTGCGCTCGCTGGACCCGGCCTTCTTGCGGCCGGGCCGGTTCGACTACGTCATTCCCATCGGCCCACCCGACCCGACCGCCCGCGCGGCGATCTGGGCCCGCTATCTCAGGGCCGCCGGTGACTCGGTGGACCTCATGCAACTGGTCGAGGCCAGCGAGTTGTTCACCCCGGCCGACATCGAATTCGCAGCCCGCAAGGGCGCGCAGGCGGCGTTCGAGCGCGAGGTCGCACAGCGAGAGGGCCGACCGGCCACCACCGATGACTTCATGACCGCCATCGCCGACACCCGGCCGACGCTCACCGCACTGGCGATCAAGGAGTTCACCGAGGACATCGAGAAGTACAGTCGCCTCTGA
- a CDS encoding DUF4291 domain-containing protein produces the protein MEEPHRRIRALHTASTITVYQAYSPEIGLPTIRDGRFPAAWKPDRMTWIKPSFMWMMYRSGWGMKEGQETVLAFEITREGFDWALRHACLSHYVRGLHPDRDTWQRDLKRAPSRVQWDPERDLHLHPLPYRSLQLGLSGEASSRYADEWIVSISDVTPLAHEIHALVRDGELDSAARLLPQEQEYPASAELLAHLRP, from the coding sequence ATGGAAGAACCGCACCGCAGGATCCGCGCGCTTCACACGGCATCGACGATCACCGTCTACCAGGCGTACTCCCCTGAAATCGGACTGCCCACCATCCGCGACGGCCGCTTTCCCGCCGCGTGGAAGCCTGACCGCATGACGTGGATCAAACCCAGTTTCATGTGGATGATGTACCGCTCCGGCTGGGGCATGAAGGAAGGTCAGGAGACCGTCCTGGCCTTCGAGATCACTCGCGAGGGCTTCGACTGGGCGCTGCGCCATGCCTGCCTGTCGCATTACGTCCGCGGACTGCATCCCGATCGCGACACCTGGCAGCGTGACCTCAAGCGCGCACCGTCCCGTGTCCAGTGGGATCCCGAACGCGATCTGCACCTGCATCCCCTGCCGTACCGCTCGCTGCAACTGGGGCTCTCGGGTGAGGCGTCGTCGCGTTACGCCGACGAGTGGATCGTGTCCATCAGCGACGTCACCCCGCTCGCCCACGAGATCCACGCACTCGTCAGGGACGGCGAACTGGACTCAGCTGCCCGACTGCTCCCCCAGGAACAGGAGTACCCCGCCAGTGCAGAACTCCTGGCCCACCTGCGTCCCTGA
- a CDS encoding DUF3885 domain-containing protein: protein MRFHSLPGSKRYPESEDEYAIVLDRYNTILDELFADTDVFVVTMDWSNTPTGPAGYPTPRQMLHPDGIRWWTESKQDDPDPDFHTHTRLYIDRRPWERGCVDELLRAVADDALAEVFLTDTDLRCIHHPYDGGADVILATPAERDRVRDQHTNWLSSHPAGL, encoded by the coding sequence GTGCGTTTCCACAGCCTTCCCGGCTCGAAGCGCTACCCGGAGTCCGAGGACGAGTACGCGATCGTGCTGGACCGGTACAACACGATCCTCGACGAGTTGTTCGCCGACACGGACGTGTTCGTGGTGACCATGGATTGGTCGAACACACCGACCGGGCCCGCAGGCTACCCGACGCCACGACAGATGCTGCACCCCGACGGCATCCGCTGGTGGACCGAGTCGAAACAGGACGACCCCGACCCGGATTTCCACACCCACACACGTCTGTACATCGACCGACGCCCGTGGGAACGCGGCTGCGTCGATGAGCTGTTGCGAGCAGTCGCGGACGATGCGCTCGCCGAAGTCTTCCTCACCGACACGGACCTTCGATGCATCCACCATCCCTACGACGGCGGCGCAGACGTCATCCTCGCCACGCCTGCGGAGCGCGACCGTGTGCGTGACCAACACACAAACTGGCTCTCCAGCCACCCAGCCGGCCTCTGA
- a CDS encoding DUF4291 domain-containing protein, translating into MTVDAVCEHGLTWIKPSFLWMMYRCGWGLKEGQETVLAVEITREGFEWALRNSCLSHYVPELHESRAAWQREVRRSPARVQWDPERDLRLNPLPYRSLQLGLSGAAAARYADEWICGIEDVTPLAREVHGLVRARELDAATALLPEERPYPVADDVLLHLRR; encoded by the coding sequence ATCACGGTGGATGCGGTCTGTGAACACGGCTTGACCTGGATCAAGCCGTCCTTCCTGTGGATGATGTACCGCTGCGGCTGGGGCCTGAAGGAGGGCCAGGAGACGGTCCTGGCCGTGGAGATCACCCGCGAGGGCTTCGAGTGGGCGCTGCGCAACTCCTGTCTCTCGCACTACGTTCCCGAGCTGCACGAGAGCCGGGCCGCCTGGCAGCGGGAGGTACGCCGGTCGCCCGCCCGCGTCCAGTGGGACCCCGAGCGGGACCTGAGGCTCAACCCGCTGCCGTACCGCTCGCTGCAGCTGGGCCTGTCGGGTGCGGCGGCGGCACGGTACGCGGACGAGTGGATCTGCGGCATCGAGGACGTGACGCCGCTCGCGCGGGAAGTCCACGGCCTCGTACGGGCACGGGAGCTGGACGCGGCCACCGCGCTGCTCCCCGAGGAGCGGCCGTACCCGGTCGCGGACGACGTCCTGCTCCATCTGCGGCGCTGA
- a CDS encoding serine hydrolase domain-containing protein encodes MSLTPASRPHPGTHPAGGPRSPRPRRRLRLRSRLRPSLVALLGASCLGGLLLAPTAGAASDGGGDGRGELALQRQLEELVATPGGPPGVIVVLQRDGRPRVLRAGVADLETGRPIEPTDHMRIASTAKAFSGAVALRLVQQGELALDSTIGDTLPRLPDAWASVTLRQLLNHTSGLPDYSEDPEFLELLLEDPRRTFDPRRLLDFVADEPLRFPPGSRYQYSNSDNIAVALMAEAATRKPYEELLRRIVYRPLGLTDTSLPLGYEMPEPYMHGYAVEPPAPPEDVSEALSASGVWASGGIVSTPRDMTRFIRGYAAGELTSRAVLREQRRWIEGASEPAGPGRNSAGLAIFRYDTRCGVVLGHTGNFPGYTQLIAATPDGRRSLTFSLTTQVNRTLDPALVNRLRAVEENAVCTLLGPRRG; translated from the coding sequence ATGTCACTCACGCCCGCTTCCCGCCCGCACCCCGGTACTCACCCCGCCGGCGGTCCGCGCTCCCCCCGCCCCCGTCGCCGTCTTCGCCTCCGGTCCCGTCTCCGCCCCTCCCTGGTCGCCCTGCTCGGCGCCTCCTGTCTCGGTGGTCTGCTCCTCGCCCCGACAGCGGGCGCCGCCTCGGACGGCGGTGGCGACGGCCGAGGTGAGCTCGCCCTGCAACGGCAGCTCGAAGAGCTGGTCGCCACCCCCGGAGGGCCGCCCGGCGTGATCGTCGTACTGCAACGGGACGGCAGACCACGCGTCCTGCGGGCCGGTGTCGCCGACCTGGAGACGGGCCGTCCGATCGAGCCCACCGACCACATGCGGATCGCCAGTACGGCCAAGGCGTTCAGCGGCGCCGTCGCGCTCCGCCTCGTGCAGCAGGGCGAGCTCGCCCTCGACAGCACCATCGGCGACACCCTGCCCCGGCTGCCGGACGCCTGGGCCTCGGTCACCCTCAGGCAGTTGCTGAACCACACCAGTGGGCTGCCCGACTACAGCGAGGACCCAGAGTTCCTGGAGCTGCTCCTCGAGGACCCGCGCCGCACCTTCGACCCGCGCCGGCTGCTGGACTTCGTCGCGGACGAACCGCTGCGCTTCCCCCCGGGCTCCCGGTACCAGTACTCCAACTCCGACAACATCGCCGTCGCCCTGATGGCGGAGGCCGCGACCCGCAAGCCGTACGAAGAGCTCCTCCGCCGGATCGTCTACCGGCCGCTCGGGCTGACCGACACCAGTCTTCCCCTGGGGTACGAGATGCCGGAGCCGTACATGCACGGGTACGCCGTGGAGCCGCCCGCGCCGCCGGAGGACGTCAGCGAGGCGCTCAGCGCGTCCGGGGTGTGGGCCTCGGGCGGGATCGTCTCCACCCCGCGTGACATGACCCGGTTCATCCGGGGCTACGCCGCCGGAGAGCTGACGTCGAGGGCGGTCCTGCGCGAGCAGCGCCGCTGGATCGAGGGGGCGTCCGAACCGGCCGGTCCCGGCCGCAACAGTGCGGGACTGGCCATCTTCCGCTACGACACGCGCTGCGGGGTGGTCCTGGGCCACACCGGCAACTTCCCCGGCTACACCCAGCTGATCGCCGCCACCCCCGACGGCCGCAGGTCCCTCACCTTCTCGCTCACCACCCAGGTGAACAGGACGCTCGACCCCGCTCTGGTGAACAGGCTCCGCGCTGTCGAGGAGAACGCGGTCTGCACGCTGCTCGGCCCCCGCCGCGGCTGA
- a CDS encoding expansin EXLX1 family cellulose-binding protein, which produces MAARSHRSPRRPRRRTALVSVAAVAAVGLAASLVIAFGPDRDTGTEAAGKAGATPAAATTRASAPPSGTPERKKPSATPSKSPSPSASKTTPSATPATEPTKQPTAATGRSGSASGQLAGRIRPGVDYEGVATFYDAGPGGSGACSFGAGDDVMTAAMNTTDYEVSKACGAYVRVRAAGGAAVTVRITNECPSPCRPGQLDLSAEAFAKLAAPSRGEIPITWNLLSPATSGTLSIRYKTGSSQYWCGIQVLGHRNPVARLEVRAGGAWTPLPRTEYNYFLSEQGAGCGGALRITDIYGERLTVEGLTVRPDVVQRTGAQFAAH; this is translated from the coding sequence GTGGCAGCCCGTTCCCACCGCTCTCCCCGCCGCCCCAGGCGGCGCACCGCCCTCGTGTCCGTCGCCGCCGTGGCGGCCGTCGGGCTCGCCGCATCACTCGTGATCGCCTTCGGCCCCGACCGCGACACCGGCACCGAGGCCGCCGGAAAGGCCGGGGCAACCCCCGCCGCGGCCACCACCCGGGCGTCCGCGCCGCCCTCGGGCACACCGGAGCGGAAGAAGCCCTCCGCCACGCCCTCGAAGTCCCCGTCCCCGTCGGCCTCGAAGACCACCCCGTCGGCGACCCCGGCCACCGAGCCCACCAAGCAGCCGACCGCCGCCACCGGGCGGTCCGGCTCCGCCTCGGGGCAGCTGGCGGGACGGATACGTCCCGGGGTCGACTACGAGGGGGTCGCCACCTTCTACGACGCCGGGCCCGGCGGGAGCGGCGCCTGCTCGTTCGGCGCGGGCGACGACGTCATGACGGCGGCGATGAACACCACCGACTACGAGGTGTCCAAGGCCTGCGGGGCGTATGTGCGCGTCCGCGCGGCGGGCGGCGCCGCCGTCACGGTCAGGATCACCAACGAGTGCCCCTCACCGTGCAGGCCCGGCCAGCTCGACCTCAGCGCCGAGGCCTTCGCCAAGCTCGCCGCGCCCTCGCGCGGCGAGATACCGATCACCTGGAACCTGCTGAGCCCCGCCACCTCCGGCACCCTCTCGATCCGGTACAAGACCGGCTCCAGCCAGTACTGGTGCGGCATCCAGGTGCTCGGACACCGCAACCCGGTGGCCCGGCTGGAGGTCCGCGCCGGTGGCGCCTGGACCCCGCTGCCGCGCACCGAGTACAACTACTTCCTCTCCGAGCAGGGCGCCGGGTGCGGCGGCGCTCTCCGGATCACCGACATCTACGGGGAGCGGTTGACCGTCGAGGGCCTCACGGTGCGGCCGGACGTCGTACAGCGGACCGGCGCGCAGTTCGCGGCACACTGA
- a CDS encoding SDR family NAD(P)-dependent oxidoreductase, giving the protein MSRPVTVVTGGSRGIGAATCLRLAADGHDVVVGYVNDGAAAEWIATGARANGARCVTVKADTSVEADVDRLFETAADRLGPVTGLVNNAGVTGPFGRLADTDTEVLRRVVEVNLLGVLLCSRRAAKAMAAWGSGAIVNVSSAAATLGSPGEYVHYAATKAAVDTLTMGLAKELGPDGIRVNAVAPGVVDTEIHARMGDPERPDRIAASVPLRRPGRADEIASAIAWLMSPEASYTTGAVLRVAGGR; this is encoded by the coding sequence ATGTCACGTCCGGTCACGGTGGTCACGGGTGGGAGCCGGGGGATCGGTGCCGCCACCTGCCTGCGGCTCGCCGCGGACGGGCACGACGTGGTGGTCGGCTATGTGAACGACGGCGCGGCGGCCGAGTGGATCGCGACGGGGGCGCGGGCCAACGGCGCGCGCTGTGTCACGGTGAAGGCGGACACCTCGGTGGAGGCCGATGTGGACCGGCTGTTCGAGACGGCGGCGGACCGGCTCGGACCGGTGACCGGGCTGGTCAACAACGCCGGGGTGACCGGCCCGTTCGGGAGGCTGGCGGACACCGACACGGAGGTGCTGCGGCGGGTGGTGGAGGTCAACCTCCTCGGCGTGCTGCTGTGTTCGCGCCGGGCGGCCAAGGCGATGGCAGCCTGGGGGAGTGGCGCCATCGTCAACGTGTCCTCGGCGGCGGCCACGCTGGGCAGTCCCGGTGAGTACGTCCACTACGCGGCGACCAAGGCGGCGGTCGACACGCTGACCATGGGGCTGGCGAAGGAGCTCGGACCGGACGGCATCCGGGTCAACGCGGTGGCGCCCGGGGTCGTCGACACCGAGATCCACGCGCGGATGGGCGACCCCGAACGCCCCGACCGGATCGCCGCGTCCGTGCCTCTGCGCCGCCCCGGTCGCGCCGATGAGATCGCCTCGGCCATCGCCTGGCTCATGTCCCCGGAGGCCTCGTACACGACGGGGGCGGTGCTGCGGGTGGCCGGGGGCCGGTGA
- a CDS encoding undecaprenyl-diphosphate phosphatase, producing MSWFESLILGLVQGLTEFLPISSSAHLRLTAAFSGWEDPGAAFTAITQIGTEAAVLIYFRKDIVNIISAWSRSLFNKEMRSDHDAQMGWLVIVGSIPIGVLGVTLKDQIEGPFRDLRLTATMLIVMGIVLGVADRLAARDETGGKHRAAKERKGLEQLSVKDGLIFGLCQAMALIPGVSRSGATISGGLLMGYKREAAARYSFLLAIPAVIASGGYELKDAMEGGHVSWGPTIFATVIAFFVGYAVIAWFMKFISTKSFMPFVWYRIALGILIVVLVSMGVLSPHAGESGS from the coding sequence ATGTCTTGGTTTGAATCCCTCATCCTCGGACTCGTCCAGGGGCTGACCGAATTCCTCCCCATCTCCTCCAGTGCGCACCTGCGCCTGACGGCCGCCTTCTCCGGCTGGGAGGACCCGGGCGCGGCCTTCACCGCGATCACCCAGATCGGCACCGAGGCCGCGGTGCTCATCTACTTCCGCAAGGACATCGTCAACATCATCTCGGCGTGGTCCCGTTCCCTGTTCAACAAGGAGATGCGGAGCGACCACGACGCCCAGATGGGCTGGCTGGTGATCGTGGGCTCCATCCCGATCGGTGTCCTCGGTGTGACCCTCAAGGACCAGATCGAGGGCCCGTTCCGCGATCTGCGCCTCACGGCCACCATGCTGATCGTCATGGGCATCGTCCTGGGTGTCGCGGACCGCCTCGCCGCGCGCGACGAGACCGGTGGCAAGCACCGCGCCGCCAAGGAGCGCAAGGGCCTCGAACAGCTCAGCGTCAAGGACGGCCTGATCTTCGGCCTCTGCCAGGCCATGGCCCTGATCCCCGGTGTCTCCCGCTCCGGCGCCACCATCAGCGGTGGCCTCCTCATGGGCTACAAGCGTGAGGCCGCCGCGCGTTACTCCTTCCTCCTCGCCATCCCGGCCGTGATCGCCTCGGGCGGCTACGAGCTCAAGGACGCGATGGAGGGCGGCCATGTCTCCTGGGGCCCGACGATCTTCGCCACGGTCATCGCCTTCTTCGTCGGCTACGCGGTCATCGCGTGGTTCATGAAGTTCATCTCCACCAAGAGCTTCATGCCGTTCGTCTGGTACCGCATCGCCCTCGGCATCCTCATTGTCGTCCTGGTCTCCATGGGCGTCCTGAGCCCGCACGCCGGCGAGTCGGGGAGCTGA
- a CDS encoding Gfo/Idh/MocA family protein — protein MPTPSNDPSPTPDHRTDGHPAAPLAGRRVRAAIVGIGAIGGGSHLPALARLAEEGETEVVAAVDIDADAVAKFCAGHGIPHGYTDLDRMLAEQRPDLVSICTPPTLHRDQTITALRAGAWVWCEKPPVPTLADFDAVEAEEGAETGGPYASIVFQHRFGSGARHVRKLIAERSLGRPLVAHCQTTWYRDTAYYAVPWRGRWATEGGGPAMGHGIHQMDLLLDLLGPWSEVRAMAGRLVHDVETEDVSTALVRFESGALATVVNSVLSPDEVSRIRIDCERATVELTHLYGHSNADWSVTPAPGTPEGDAAVWRDFGEDVPSSHLAQLRELVASMRAGERPRSSGADGRTSLELIAALYKSAFTDVTVRRGEIGPGDPYYTAMHGGAPGWAPGTVRVSVDASSVGMSSAGTSEEITA, from the coding sequence ATGCCCACACCCAGCAACGACCCGAGCCCGACTCCGGACCACCGCACCGACGGTCATCCGGCGGCCCCACTGGCCGGCCGCCGCGTGCGGGCCGCGATCGTCGGCATCGGCGCCATCGGCGGCGGCTCCCATCTGCCCGCGCTCGCGCGCCTCGCCGAGGAGGGTGAGACCGAGGTCGTCGCCGCCGTCGACATCGACGCCGACGCGGTGGCCAAGTTCTGCGCCGGGCACGGCATCCCGCACGGCTACACCGATCTGGACCGCATGCTGGCGGAGCAGCGGCCCGACCTGGTCAGCATCTGCACCCCGCCGACGCTGCACCGCGACCAGACGATCACCGCGCTGCGGGCCGGCGCCTGGGTGTGGTGCGAGAAACCGCCGGTGCCGACGCTCGCCGACTTCGACGCCGTCGAGGCCGAGGAGGGCGCGGAGACCGGTGGCCCGTACGCCTCGATCGTCTTCCAGCACCGTTTCGGTTCCGGCGCGCGCCACGTTCGGAAGCTGATCGCCGAGCGGAGCCTCGGGCGTCCGCTGGTCGCGCACTGCCAGACCACCTGGTACCGGGACACCGCCTACTACGCCGTCCCCTGGCGCGGCCGCTGGGCCACCGAGGGCGGCGGGCCCGCCATGGGGCACGGCATCCACCAGATGGACCTGCTGCTCGATCTGCTCGGCCCGTGGAGCGAGGTCCGGGCCATGGCCGGGCGGCTGGTCCACGACGTGGAGACCGAGGACGTCTCCACGGCCCTCGTGCGCTTCGAGAGCGGCGCCCTGGCCACCGTCGTCAACAGCGTGCTCAGCCCCGACGAGGTCAGCCGCATCCGCATCGACTGCGAGCGCGCCACCGTCGAGCTGACCCATCTGTACGGCCATTCCAACGCCGACTGGTCCGTCACCCCGGCCCCCGGCACCCCGGAGGGGGACGCGGCGGTCTGGCGGGACTTCGGCGAGGACGTGCCCAGTTCGCACCTGGCCCAGCTGCGCGAGCTCGTGGCGAGCATGCGCGCGGGCGAGCGGCCGCGCAGCAGCGGCGCCGACGGGCGCACGAGCCTGGAGCTGATCGCCGCCCTGTACAAGTCGGCGTTCACGGACGTGACCGTACGGCGTGGCGAGATCGGACCCGGGGACCCGTACTACACGGCCATGCACGGAGGCGCCCCCGGCTGGGCGCCCGGAACCGTCCGGGTGTCCGTCGACGCGAGTTCCGTCGGCATGAGCTCTGCCGGCACGAGTGAGGAGATCACCGCATGA
- a CDS encoding DUF6807 domain-containing protein: MTFHDGLRVVHAHGDRITVTEPTTGVELVSYVYRPEAAWEAPKPYLHPIRTLAGDVVTDFRPNDHRWHKGLQLTASHLSGQNLWGGNSYVHGEGYLPIPERVGSMAHAGFDVVESDGERVVIAERLTWHPYTGELWADEERRIEIHDVDTESGSWALTWTSAITNRRDEPLLFGSPTTAGREMAGYTGLFWRGPRAFRDGRIIGPDSEGPELMGEQAPWLAYAGEHDGTDGHATLVFAHAPENDHTGAEGAHPAHWFVRNEPFAAVAPSWAFYEELELAPGETLTRRYRVVVADGSWEREEIAKYLEAHPW, encoded by the coding sequence ATGACCTTCCACGACGGGCTGCGCGTGGTCCACGCACACGGCGACCGGATCACGGTCACCGAACCCACCACGGGCGTCGAGCTGGTGAGCTACGTCTACCGGCCGGAGGCGGCCTGGGAGGCCCCGAAGCCGTATCTGCACCCGATCCGGACGCTGGCCGGGGACGTCGTCACCGACTTCCGGCCCAACGACCACCGCTGGCACAAGGGCCTGCAGCTGACGGCCTCGCACCTGTCGGGCCAGAACCTGTGGGGCGGCAACTCGTACGTCCACGGCGAGGGCTATCTGCCGATCCCCGAGCGGGTCGGCTCGATGGCGCACGCCGGCTTCGACGTCGTCGAGTCGGACGGCGAGCGGGTCGTGATCGCCGAGCGGCTGACCTGGCACCCGTACACCGGGGAGCTGTGGGCCGACGAGGAGCGCCGGATCGAGATCCACGACGTGGACACCGAGTCCGGATCGTGGGCGTTGACCTGGACGAGCGCGATCACCAACCGTCGGGACGAGCCGCTGCTGTTCGGCAGCCCGACCACCGCCGGGCGGGAGATGGCCGGCTACACCGGTCTGTTCTGGCGCGGTCCGCGCGCCTTCCGGGACGGGCGGATCATCGGGCCCGACAGCGAGGGGCCCGAGCTGATGGGCGAGCAGGCGCCCTGGCTGGCGTACGCGGGCGAGCACGACGGCACCGACGGTCACGCCACGCTCGTCTTCGCGCACGCCCCCGAGAACGACCACACGGGAGCCGAGGGCGCCCATCCGGCGCACTGGTTCGTCCGCAACGAGCCGTTCGCCGCCGTCGCCCCCTCCTGGGCGTTCTACGAGGAGCTGGAGCTGGCTCCGGGCGAGACGCTCACCCGTCGTTACCGGGTCGTCGTGGCGGACGGCTCCTGGGAACGGGAGGAGATCGCCAAGTACCTGGAGGCGCACCCGTGGTGA
- a CDS encoding cupin domain-containing protein, whose product MVSGYEGLPGGVALSHLSVYDWPAADGVCGGTPHMHLTCSEAYVVTGGRGAVQTLTASGYEVTPLAPGTVAWFTPGTIHRLVNEDELRITVLMQNNGLPEAGDAVLTLPPEYLTDPETYAAATRIPVDAPEEERERVARARRDLALEGYRALREASGPEPLAAFHRAAAALVRPRLAQWRARWERGARAAAAATGEQLDRLERGDVSHLADAVVRAEEPSVYGKFGMCGRLDVYKGD is encoded by the coding sequence GTGGTGAGCGGCTACGAGGGACTGCCGGGCGGGGTCGCCCTCTCGCACCTGTCCGTCTACGACTGGCCCGCGGCGGACGGGGTCTGCGGCGGAACTCCCCATATGCACCTGACCTGTTCGGAGGCGTACGTCGTCACCGGCGGGCGCGGGGCCGTGCAGACCCTGACGGCCTCCGGGTACGAGGTCACGCCGCTGGCACCCGGGACGGTCGCCTGGTTCACGCCCGGCACGATCCACCGACTGGTCAACGAGGACGAGCTGCGCATCACCGTCCTCATGCAGAACAACGGGCTCCCGGAGGCGGGCGACGCGGTCCTCACGCTGCCTCCGGAGTACCTGACCGATCCGGAGACGTACGCCGCGGCCACCCGTATCCCGGTGGACGCCCCGGAGGAGGAGCGGGAGCGCGTCGCGCGGGCCCGGCGCGATCTCGCCCTGGAGGGCTACCGGGCGCTGCGGGAGGCGTCCGGGCCCGAGCCGCTCGCCGCGTTCCACCGGGCCGCCGCGGCGCTCGTGCGGCCCCGGCTCGCGCAGTGGCGGGCGCGGTGGGAGCGGGGTGCGCGTGCGGCCGCCGCCGCGACCGGGGAGCAGTTGGACCGGTTGGAGCGGGGGGACGTGTCGCATCTGGCCGACGCCGTCGTACGCGCCGAGGAGCCCTCCGTGTACGGGAAGTTCGGGATGTGCGGGCGGTTGGACGTCTATAAGGGGGATTGA
- a CDS encoding winged helix-turn-helix transcriptional regulator: protein MPASRDPRPCSIADTLAIVGEKYSLLVLREVCLGNGRFDQLVRNIGAPRDVLATRLRRLVDAGVLDKHAYSERPRRFEYRPTQAGLELEPVLMTLMAWGDRHLRKDDDRPMVVEHSCGDELVPTVTCASCGGEVRHEGLTAHPQSPGWSVAGPTAR, encoded by the coding sequence ATGCCCGCCTCCCGAGATCCGCGCCCGTGTTCCATCGCCGACACCCTGGCGATCGTCGGCGAGAAGTACTCCCTGCTGGTCCTGCGCGAGGTCTGCCTCGGCAACGGCCGCTTCGACCAGCTGGTCCGCAACATCGGGGCACCGCGCGACGTGCTGGCGACCCGTCTCCGGCGCCTGGTGGACGCGGGTGTCCTGGACAAGCACGCCTACAGCGAGCGCCCGCGGCGCTTCGAGTACCGGCCCACCCAGGCGGGGCTGGAACTGGAGCCGGTCCTGATGACCCTCATGGCATGGGGCGACCGCCATCTCCGGAAGGATGACGATCGCCCCATGGTGGTCGAGCACAGCTGCGGCGACGAGCTGGTCCCGACGGTCACCTGCGCGTCCTGCGGCGGCGAGGTGCGCCACGAAGGCCTGACGGCCCACCCCCAGTCCCCCGGCTGGTCGGTAGCAGGGCCGACGGCAAGGTGA